The proteins below are encoded in one region of Silene latifolia isolate original U9 population chromosome 2, ASM4854445v1, whole genome shotgun sequence:
- the LOC141632461 gene encoding MLP-like protein 43, with amino-acid sequence MAKMHKMEEKIELKCSAEKIFEMLRAKQPDIPELCSDKIPGIKVHQGDWLSVGSTRKWDLNMGENQPTYFIDRLDAVDEENMVITRSVIDGEMMKHYKSLKVHGQAIPKGNDNKSCVMVFSLEYEKIDEDAPEPNYLLDFGVGVLKDLSHHLSSA; translated from the exons ATGGCTAAAATGCATAAAATGGAGGAGAAAATTGAGTTGAAATGTTCAGCTgagaaaatatttgaaatgctgAGAGCTAAACAACCCGATATCCCCGAGCTTTGCTCCGACAAAATTCCTGGTATTAAAGTACACCAAGGTGACTGGCTCAGTGTGGGTAGTACCCGCAAATGGGACTTGAACATGG GGGAGAATCAGCCAACATATTTTATTGATAGGCTCGACGCGGTTGATGAGGAGAATATGGTAATCACTCGCAGTGTGATTGACGGGGAAATGATGAAACATTACAAGTCACTGAAAGTCCATGGCCAAGCAATTCCGAAAGGGAATGACAACAAGTCTTGCGTAATGGTATTTAGTTTGGAATATGAAAAGATCGATGAAGATGCACCCGAACCCAATTACCTCCTCGATTTTGGAGTTGGTGTTCTTAAGGACTTGAGTCATCACCTCTCTTCCGCTTAA
- the LOC141644188 gene encoding PLAT domain-containing protein 3-like has protein sequence MGINVALLNIIIFLPFIFVSPSVAREEYNCVYNIYVKTGSIMKAGTDSKITLELFSKDSNGVRISDIESWGGLMGLNYDYFERDNLDIFSGRGPCLDDPVCAIKLISDGSGPHHGWYCDYVEIATTGSHLGCAMEKFEVQQWLASDAPPYELTAVRNNCPYDDLHSKDIIQVVSQA, from the exons ATGGGGATCAATGTTGCTCTTCTCAATATTATCATCTTCttaccatttatctttgtttctCCATCT GTGGCTAGAGAAGAGTACAACTGTGTGTACAACATATACGTGAAAACCGGATCAATCATGAAAGCAGGAACAGACTCAAAAATTACACTAGAACTCTTTTCTAAAGATAGCAACGGTGTACGGATCAGTGACATTGAGAGTTGGGGTGGGCTTATGGGCCTTAACTACGACTACTTCGAGCGAGACAACTTGGACATCTTTAGCGGTCGAGGCCCATGCCTTGATGATCCCGTCTGCGCCATTAAGCTTATTTCTGATGGGTCCGGCCCACACCATGGCTGGTACTGTGACTATGTCGAAATCGCCACCACTGGTTCCCACTTGGGTTGTGCCATGGAGAAGTTTGAGGTTCAGCAATGGCTCGCGTCTGACGCCCCGCCATACGAGCTTACGGCAGTTAGGAATAATTGTCCTTATGACGACCTTcatagtaaagatattattcaaGTTGTGTCCCAAGCTTGA
- the LOC141641904 gene encoding putative F-box protein At1g65770 produces MALRGKKNGSKGSAAYDWANLPCDIIAYIFEHLDDYRIDQRRAASVCVAWRRAGSLLNFKKPSIIKLPFIGTCPAYNDIANSLCRITSITPNSLYFFISPALYRTQTRVWLIRVEEIGTNKWLLHPPSSWDHQEEYNFNLVDQHKILGVAKVYLSDPLSRPRVRKVISIMSDLGNRFLVLFGDKGKLALWSENSHQCSYIDTSNNYEFEDIINLRDQIYAIDTIGRLVIINPTTLDLVEVASSPKGIIIEYDVTIMYLVCSDGFLYLVYKGFVGAEAWWKEYTYFNRRHSWKDVRTLIERNNGCPIGKPKKMDVGVLMFDKQSRAWVRVENLGNKLFFITEYATFSLTAKQLGWSKGSFICFMCKDFHYGPDFGKDPFLYKVEGNVCRKQGDFHSYITVDFGRPPKWVRPMLHSTRI; encoded by the coding sequence ATGGCTTTGAGAGGTAAGAAGAATGGCTCTAAGGGTAGTGCCGCTTATGATTGGGCTAATCTGCCTTGTGACATTATAGCATATATCTTTGAGCATCTAGATGACTACCGTATTGATCAACGAAGGGCTGCTTCGGTTTGCGTAGCCTGGCGTCGTGCCGGGTCTCTCCTTAATTTCAAGAAGCCTTCCATTATCAAACTCCCTTTTATTGGCACCTGCCCTGCATATAACGACATTGCTAACTCTCTGTGTCGAATAACCTCAATAACCCCAAATTCGTTGTATTTTTTCATCTCCCCGGCCTTATATCGGACCCAAACTCGGGTTTGGCTGATTCGTGTGGAAGAGATTGGAACGAATAAATGGTTACTTCATCCACCATCTTCTTGGGATCATCAAGAAGAGTATAATTTTAATCTTGTCGACCAACATAAGATCTTGGGTGTGGCTAAGGTATATTTGTCCGATCCGTTGAGCAGGCCTCGTGTTCGTAAAGTTATTTCAATAATGTCCGATTTGGGAAATCGGTTCTTAGTATTGTTTGGTGATAAAGGAAAACTAGCTTTGTGGTCAGAAAATAGTCATCAGTGTAGTTATATCGACACTAGTAATAATTACGAGTTTGAAGATATTATAAATCTTCGAGATCAAATATATGCAATCGACACAATTGGTAGGCTTGTGATAATTAATCCGACTACACTCGATCTTGTTGAAGTCGCTTCTTCTCCCAAGGGAATAATAATCGAATATGATGTTACAATAATGTATCTAGTGTGCTCGGACGGATTCTTGTATTTAGTATATAAAGGTTTTGTGGGTGCCGAAGCATGGTGGAAGGAATATACGTATTTCAATAGAAGGCATTCCTGGAAGGACGTTAGGACACTAATTGAGAGGAATAATGGTTGTCCAATTGGCAAGCCAAAGAAAATGGATGTCGGAGTTTTGATGTTCGACAAGCAAAGCCGTGCGTGGGTAAGAGTCGAAAACTTAGGAAACAAACTGTTTTTCATAACCGAGTATGCTACCTTTTCCCTTACTGCCAAACAACTAGGATGGAGTAAAGGGAGTTTCATTTGCTTTATGTGTAAAGATTTCCATTATGGCCCGGATTTTGGTAAGGATCCTTTCCTCTATAAAGTCGAAGGTAACGTCTGTCGGAAACAAGGGGACTTTCATTCTTATATCACGGTTGATTTTGGTCGTCCTCCAAAATGGGTTCGCCCTATGCTACATTCGACCAGAATATAA
- the LOC141641905 gene encoding uncharacterized protein LOC141641905, with the protein MAELDDDTILAEVRDYLRNRPTGPRSGPRQKPVDEFKITELPEFVGGTDPEDYLEWGRKIDRLFDFKDLDDNKRCKYAILKLARGASLWYENLKAQRARAGKEKLASWDTLKRKLRKRYVPATHRLTLYKKIADLLQGRMSVNEYIDEFEKLSLMGEIEENQEQKMARFVRGLNRNIASSVEMYPYADFDTLCGLCLKLEAQGKNRYGASEVSRSSNWSKSDPSKSMASGSNSNTVVTAVNTPATTVAPKATPPPRETSLSRVRCFKCQGFGHLQNSCPNKRNITLREAMAARDELSEQEDETLGGVFNLSIQDEEEGDVESYDAPIYDTLVLRSLQAKSEPIVTEQRDQIFHTKCQVKDKWCSLIIDGGSCTNVASTEMVTKLGLETTAHPKPYSLHWLDDGNKVKVTRQVRVGLAMGSYSDDVLCDVIPMDACHILLGRPWQFDRDVVHHGRSNEYELHDKGKKIVLRPMSPKDVRVMSAKRTKKPSLSVFANEREIEQALDDGEPVYALIADEKTDVAATIVNEGPVKELLHEFKDVFPDDLPPGLPPIRGIEHQIDLIPGASLPNRAAYRSNPEETKKLQRQIDELMSRGYVRESLSPCAVPAVLVPKKDGTWRMCIDSRAVNNITIKYRFPIPRLDDMLDELHGSVIFSKIDLRSGYHQIRMREGDEWKTAFKTKHGLYEWTVMPFGLTNAPSTFMRLMNEVLKPFLGRFVVVYLDDILIYSRSLEDHLVHLRQVFETLRAQ; encoded by the coding sequence ATGGCTGAGCTCGATGATGACACCATACTGGCTGAAGTACGAGATTACCTACGTAATAGGCCAACGGGACCCAGAAGTGGACCGAGACAGAAACCCGTGGATGAGTTCAAAATCACGGAGTTGCCGGAATTCGTTGGTGGGACCGATCCTGAAGATTACTTGGAATGGGGACGAAAGATTGATAGGTTGTTCGATTTCAAGGATCTTGATGACAATAAACGTTGTAAGTATGCAATTCTCAAACTTGCTCGAGGGGCTTCACTGTGGTATGAGAATTTGAAGGCTCAAAGAGCACGGGCTGGAAAAGAGAAACTTGCTTCTTGGGATACGCTGAAACGAAAGCTAAGGAAGAGATATGTACCGGCAACGCATAGACTTACCTTATACAAGAAAATTGCTGATTTGTTGCAGGGTAGGATGAGTGTTAATGAATATATTGACGAATTTGAGAAGCTTTCTTTAATGGGAGAGATAGAAGAAAATCAGGAGCAAAAGATGGCACGATTTGTTCGTGGGTTGAATCGAAATATTGCTAGTTCCGTTGAGATGTATCCATATGCTGATTTCGATACATTATGTGGTTTGTGTTTGAAGCTTGAGGCGCAAGGAAAGAACAGGTATGGGGCGAGTGAAGTAAGTAGGTCGAGCAATTGGAGTAAGTCTGATCCATCCAAATCTATGGCGTCGGGTTCAAATTCTAATACGGTGGTGACGGCCGTGAATACCCCTGCAACAACCGTGGCTCCTAAGGCTACTCCACCTCCGAGGGAAACAAGCCTTTCTAGGGTTCGTTGTTTCAAATGCCAAGGATTTGGCCACCTTCAGAATTCTTGTCCGAATAAACGAAACATAACCTTAAGAGAAGCCATGGCTGCTAGGGACGAGTTATCTGAGCAGGAAGATGAGACATTGGGAGGCGTGTTTAATCTCAGTATACAGGACGAAGAAGAAGGGGACGTTGAGTCCTATGATGCTCCTATTTATGACACGTTGGTACTTCGTTCCTTGCAGGCTAAATCCGAGCCCATTGTGACGGAACAGCGAGATCAAATATTCCACACTAAGTGCCAGGTGAAAGACAAGTGGTGTAGCTTGATTATAGACGGTGGTAGTTGTACGAATGTCGCATCAACAGAGATGGTTACTAAGCTTGGGTTAGAGACAACGGCTCACCCTAAGCCTTATTCTTTGCATTGGCTCGATGACGGTAATAAAGTGAAGGTAACCAGACAGGTCCGAGTTGGGTTGGCAATGGGTTCATACAGTGATGATGTTCTTTGCGATGTTATTCCAATGGACGCGTGCCATATCCTTTTGGGGCGTCCGTGGCAGTTTGATCGAGATGTTGTGCACCATGGTCGGAGTAACGAGTATGAGCTACATGACAAAGGTAAGAAGATTGTGCTACGACCAATGTCACCTAAAGATGTTCGAGTTATGAGCGCCAAGCGAACTAAGAAACCTAGCTTATCTGTTTTTGCTAATGAGCGAGAAATTGAGCAAGCTCTAGACGATGGTGAGCCCGTGTATGCGTTAATTGCTGATGAGAAAACAGATGTCGCTGCAACAATTGTAAATGAAGGACCCGTCAAAGAGTTAttgcacgagttcaaagatgtaTTTCCAGATGATTTACCACCAGGGTTGCCGCCAATTCGAGGAATCGAACACCAAATCGATTTAATTCCAGGTGCGTCGCTTCCTAATAGAGCAGCCTATAGGAGTAATCCCGAGGAGACAAAGAAGTTGCAAAGACAAATTGATGAGCTCATGAGTCGGGGCTATGTTCGTGAAAGTTTAAGCCCATGTGCTGTTCCGGCAGTActtgtaccaaagaaagacgggacTTGGAGGATGTGCATCGATAGTAGGGCCGTGAATAACATTACAATCAAGTATCGATTCCCAATCCCGAGGCTGGACGACATGTTAGATGAGCTCCATGGGTCAGTTATTTTCTCAAAGATTGATTTAAGAAGCGGTTACCATCAGATTCGAATGAGGGAAGGTGATGAATGGAAGACGGCTTTTAAGACTAAGCATGGATTATATGAATGGAccgtcatgcctttcggtcttacCAATGCTCCGAGTACTTTTATGAGGTTAATGAACGAGGTGCTTAAACCATTCTTGGGCAGGTTCGTTGTTGTTTATCTAGATGACATTCTTATTTACAGTAGAAGCTTGGAGGATCATCTTGTCCATCTTAGACAAGTATTCGAGACCCTTAGAGCACAATAA